The genomic region CCCATGCCAGCGACAACGAGCAGTTCCTGCTCGCTCTCGTCATACCCAAAGATCATAGCATCATCACAGCGCACCAGGCGGCGAATGCCAGCTACGATAGCGCGGAAAATCTGGCGCGCGTCCAGTGTGCTGGTCATGGCTCGTGAGACATCCAGCAGCGCGGCCAGTTGCCCGGTCTGCTGAAGTGCTTCGGCCATCTGGCGCACTTTCGAGATGGCAAAAACGGCCTGATCGGCGAACATCTGGAGGACTTTGAGCTTCCGCTCGTTGAAGGCGCCCAAATCAGGGCTGGAAACGGTGATGGTCCCAAGCAATTGCTGGCCCGACATGAGGGGCGCGCACATCATAGAGCTAATAGTATAGGGGCCAAGCTCCTTAAAGCGCGCGTCAACCGAGACATCACCGATGATCACCGGAGTGAGATTCGCGGCAACCCAGCCAGCCACCCCCTCATTCAGTCGAAAGCGCGCGCGTCGCTGCCCCCTGGGGGTTGGCTGTGCCGTGGCAATCGTCACCAGGGTGCTGCTGGTTGGTTCCATCAGCGCCAGCGAGCAGTTACGCACATTCAGCAGGTCTGCTGTGTTGGTGACGATGCGATTGAGAGCATCGGCCAGGTCATCGGCCATCGTATGGCCGCTGCCGCTGGGATGAACTGGATGGGAGCCGCCGTTTTCGCTGCTTCTGCTCGTCTCCCGCACGTCCCCTTCTGCCGCCTGTTCTGAAAGGCTCATGCCTGTTCCCCTTCTGTCGGGCGCCAGTGTGAGAGGTTCTGGATCAAAAACGCTCGTTGCATCTCATCTGGATGGCTGGTCGTATATATCGCGGCTAGTATAACATCCGAGAGAGGAATCGTCAAAAGCCCCTGTTTCTGTAGTTCCACCACCTATCGGGGGTTGCCACTTGTAGCGCCGCCCCCCTTCGGGAAGGGCTTCGCCAGAGCCGCTTGACCGCGCTGGGCGCGGCCATTCTCGCTCCCGTTGGTCGCTCGCGCGTCCCTCCTGGCGGCTCAACGCTGGCCTGCTGGTGTGCTGGCCCGCAGGGCCAACGCTCGCCCTGGCGCAGCGGTGGCCGCCTTCCAGGCGGCGCTACAAGTACCGTGCCTCGCTTGCCAACACCTCATTTTTGCTAGAACCTTGGCAGGCTGCGCTGTCGGGTTCCTATTGCGCCGGGCATAGGCTCTATGGTATACTCTTTTGGCGCGCGGGGCAGATGAAAGCAGATGATAGAATAGATTGGCCGCAATAGCGCACGACGCCCCGCTGGGAGAGATGTTGTGAAGAAATACAAGCTGAAAACGCATAAAGGTACCGCCAAGCGCATTAAGTTTACCGGCTCTGGCCTGGCGCTCCGCGAGCATGCGGCTCGCACGAAGTATCGCCGCAAGAAGCGCGGCGAGATTGTGCGTGGTCTGAAGCGCCAGACGCGCGTGGCGGCTGGTGATGTGGGCAATGTGCGTCGCCTCCTTCCCTATGGGTAGGCGCTGCCCCTGACAAGATATTTATGAGGAAAAGCGAGGCAACCCATGCCCAGAGTGAAACGGGGCGTTCCCGCCCATAAAAAGCACAAGAAGGTGCTTGCACTGACCGAAGGCCACCGTGGCGCGAAACGTTTGCTCTTCCGCCCGGCAAACGAGTCCATGATGAAGTCCCTGGCCTATGCTTTCCGTGACCGCCGCAATCGCAAGCGCGATATGCGCCGCCTGTGGATTACCCGTATCAATGCGGCTGCCCGGCTGCACAACGTCAGCTACAGCAAGCTGATCCAGGGCTTGCACGCCGCCAATATCGAGATTGATCGCAAGGTGCTGGCGGATATGGCGGTGCGCGATGAGGCGGTGTTTGCTGAGATCGTCTCGCGCGCTTCGGCTGCGCTGGAGTCCAGGGCCTAGCAGGCGCCGCCGCTGCCCTGTGGCCCGCTGCGATGATTACCAGCCCCTCCAACCCAAAAGTTGCGCTGCTTCGCTCGTTACACACCCCCAAAGGGCGAGCCGAGGCAGGCGCTTTTCTTGTGGAAGGGCCGCATGTCGTGGGCGCGGCGCTGGAGGCCGGGGTTGTCCCCTTTCTCCTGCTTTATGAGCCAGCCGCCCTTGGCCGCGCCGACGAGGGCCGTATCCTGCTCGATGCCCTCACACAGATGGGTGATACCGGCCAGACGGAGACGTTGGAGGCGAACGCGCGCGCCCTGGCCCATGCCAGCGATACGCAGACGCCGCAGGGCGTGGTCGGCGCGGTTGCTCTGGCGGATGTTGCGCCCGAACGCTTGCGGGCGCGGCGGCGCGGGCGCTTTCGCCCGCTGCTGCTGGTATTGGATGAACTGGCCGACCCTGGCAACCTGGGGACGATTCTGCGCTCGGCGCTGGCGGCTGATGTGGATGAAGTCTTGCTGACGCGCCGCTGTGTCGATCCCTATAACCCCAAGGTCGTGCGCGCGGCCAGCGGCGCGCATTTCCACCTGCCCATCGCGTCCCAACAACGTTGGGAACAGATCGCTCAGCGGCTTGCTGGCGCGCCCAAAACGGCGCAGGTCTTGCTGGCCGAGGCCAACGCCCAGCGCCCGTATTACGATGTTGATCTCACCCGGCGCACCGCTCTGATTATCGGCAACGAGGCGCGCGGCCCCTCGGCGGAGGCGCGCCGCCTGGCGACAGGCAGCGTCAGCATCCCCATGTGGAACGGCGTTGAATCGCTCAACGCGGCAATTGCCGCCAGCCTGCTGCTTTTCGAGGCGGCTCGCCAGCAGCGCAGCCAATGAGCGGACGGGTACCCGATCTTGTTGGCTGCGCTGATCGTTTTCGAGCGCATCTTACGGGGAGGGTAATGGAGCAGGCCCGTCGAGAAAAATGCCGCCCTCTAGTGGTAAGCCCAGCGCCCTGCTCAGCAGGAGCCAGAAAGCCTCATCCGTTTGTCGCGTCTCCGAATTGTCGAGATGGAGTGCAAAACAATTGCCTGCATCGGCCACCGCTTGAAAGAGGGTGATACCTTGAGCAAAGAACGTTAGACGATAGCGTACTCCACGATCAAGAGGACAAAACCGAACGCCATCGGGCGAAGGTGGCAAAGCGACGACAGCGTGTTCTATCTGCTGCGCTGTCGCCGGATCGCCCACCGTCCAGCCGCCAGGCGGCAGATAGTTAGGGTTAGAAGCAGGGACAATGAACCGCGCCACTTCCAGGCGATCCGCAGGAGGCGGGGAGAATGAGAATACACTCGAAGAGGGTCCGGCGAGAAAGACCACAACAAGAAGGAATGGTATCAGGTAGCGACGCTTCGCCATGATCCTCTCCTCAGCGTACTCGATAACTCGTCACGAATCGTCATAGGTCGCCCTTTGCAAAGAGAGCATACTAAATATGTCATCAGATGTACAATCCACTTGAGATAGAAATAGAAACAAGAGAGGGAAAGCTGCTATGCGCATGCGATTGGCCGTGATCGGCTTTGGCAACGTGGGCCGCGCCTTTGCCGGTCTGCTGAAGGAGAAGGCTGGCGAGTTAGCCAGCCGCTATGACCTGACCTGCGCTATTACCGGCGTTGCCACGCGCAGCCGGGGTGGTTTTATTGCGACGGACGGCGACGCGCTGGACCTCAGCGAATCTGGCCTGCCAGCAGAAGGCATGCCGCCAGGCGCGGCGCTGCACGTGCTTGATACGCTGACGTTTATTCGCGCCTGCCCGGCGGATGTAGTCATTGAAATCTCCACGCTTTCCCCGCTGAACGGCCAGCCCGCCACCAGCTATATCCAGGCTGCGCTGGAGAGTGGCCGCCACGTCATCACGGCCAATAAGGGGCCGATTGCTAATGCCTATCGCTCGCTGCGCGATCTGGCCCGTGAGCGCGATCTGGCGCTGCGCTTTGAGTCAACGGTCATGGATGGCACGCCCATACTCAATCTGACGGAGTTCTGCCTGCCCGCCAGCCGCATCGCTGGCTTTCGCGGCATCGTCAATTCCACCACCAATGTGGTCTTGACCGCAATGGAGGAGGGCCGCTCTCTGGAAGAAGGTATCGCTGAAGCGCAGCGCATCGGCATTGCCGAAGCAGACCCGTCCTTCGATCTGGATGGCTGGGACGCCTCCGCCAAAGCGTCGGTGCTTGCCACGGTGTTGATGGATACCGGCGTGACGCCCGCCCAGGTGGAGCGGCTGGAGGTGGGGGCCGAGGCTATGCGCCGCCTGGCCGCCGCGCTGCCAGCGGGCCACGTGCTGCGCCAGATTGCCGAAGGGCGGCATGTGGGCACCGATGCGCGCTGCGCAGTGCGCCTGGAGACGCTGCCCGCCAATCACCTCTTTGCCCAGATTCGTGGCACGAAGAGTATCCTGACGCTGCAAACCGATACGATGAACGACGTGACCATCATCGAAGATGAGAGCGGCCCGCGCCAGACGGCCTTTGGCCTGCTCAGCGATCTGGTTGCTGTCGCTCGCCTGCGAAGACCCCTCGCGTGAACCAGGGGTTCTAGCAAACATGAGGTGTTAGCAAGCGAGGCATGGTACTTGTAGCGCCGCCTTCCAGGCGGCCACCGCTGCGCCAGGGCGAGCGTTTGCCCTGCGGGCCAACCTACCAGCAGGCCAGCGTTGAGCCGCCAGGAGGGACGCGCGAGCGACCACCGGGAGCGAGAGGACGGGGCAACAGCCGAGGCAAGCAGCCCAGGCCGCAGGCCCAGTTCCCGCAAGGGCCGCTCCCCAAAGGGGGGGTCAAGCGGCTCTGGCGAAGCCCTTCCCGCAGGGGGGCGGCGCTACAAGTGGCACCCCCCGATAGGTGGTGGAACTAACCAGGCGCTCACCCTTGCATCCATAAGCAGCAATCAGTATACTGGACGCGGTAAAAGTGCTGAGCGAAAGGGTAGGTGAAGACCGCTATGCTGCTTGATATTCTGATTCTTCTGCTTATCATCGGGGGCGTCGCCTTCGGCTTCTGGAAGGGGCTGCTGAACCAGGGCGTGGCGATTCTCGGCGTCTATCTCGGCGCGCTGCTGGGGCGCTTTGCCTACGAGCCGATAGCTCACTCGCTCGCAGCAGCCACCGCGCTCAATCTGCATGTCATCCAACTCCTGGTCTTTCTGGCCCTCATCATCATGGTGCCAGTCGTCATGCTGGTGGTAGCGCGTATGTTGTGGGGATCGCTCCGGCTTCCTCACGCCTGGGGGCAGGCTGATCTGGTGGGTGGCACAGTCCTGGGCGCAGTAGTAGGGGTGCTGGCCGCGATGTTCCTGGTGCTGACCTTTGGCTTCCTGGTGACGACTGCCCACGTCAACAGCGCCACGGCCAGCTATCCGCTTTTTGATCAGATTCAAGCCGCCTGGACCGCTTCGCTGCTGCGCGGGCCGGTTGTTGAGGTGGGGCATATCCTCTACTATAGCCTGCTGCCGAACGTGGGCCAGACAAATCCTGACATCCTGCAAGTGTTTGCGCCGCGCTAGGTTGCTAGCACTCCAAGTTTGCATTTGACAACAGCCTGGGTTTGGGGCGATAATATCATTACAGTCTCTGTAATGCCGGAGAAACTTCTCGTGGGAAGGGGCATGGAACCTCCTGGGTCATGCGCGTTCCCTTTTTCGTGTATTTGCTTCGGTCATGACATAGCTAGTGTTGCTTGCTCTGGCCGCGTCCGTATTTTCTTTACTGGGGACCGGCCTGCCACAAAGGAGTTGACCCATGGCGTCAATCTTTAACCCATTTGACCGCACCGCTCAGGGGCGCGCCGACAAATCGGCGATGCCCTCGGACCTTATTATTCCGCATGTGATTGAGCAGACCCCCAGGGGCGAACGTGGTTACGATATATATTCGCGTCTGCTGAAAGAGCGCATCATCTTCGTCGGCACGCCGATTGATGATCACGTGGCGAACGTGGTGGTCGCTCAGTTACTCTTCTTGCAGAGCGAAGATGCCACCAAGGACATCAGCGTCTATATCAATAGCCCGGGTGGCAGCATCTACGCTGGATTGGCGATTTACGATACGATGCAGTATCTCAGGCCGGATGTCTCGACATTCTGCGTGGGGATGGCGATGAGTATGGGCGCTGTGCTGCTGGCTGCGGGCGCCAAGGGCAAGCGTTATTGCCTGCCCAACTCAACCGTCCTGATCCACCAGCCGCTGGGCGGCGCGGAAGGCCAGGCAGCCGATATTGAGATCACGGCCAAGGAGATTCTGCGGCTGCGCAACAGCATCTATGAGATTCTGGCGAAGCATACCGGCCAGACCATTGACCGCATCAAGACGGACTCTGACCGGAACTTTTACATGTCGGCTGAACAGGCGGTTGAGTATGGCATCGTGGATGAACTGCTCACCCACCAGGAAGAGGCCGCGTTGACACGCTAACGCGCGCGTTCGGTAAAGTGGTGAGGCGGTCCGCCGCTTCGGGGAAATCGTCTCACCCCTTGCCCCGCTCGTGCCGCGCTCCTCTTCCTTCTCGCCGTTGTGTCGGCTTACTTGCTTCGTCGGCATTCTGATTGATTGCCGCGCCTGTGCCTGCGGCGGCGGGCGCTTGCGGGAACCCAGTTCCCGCATTCTCGCTCCCGTTGGTCGCTCGCGCGCCCGCGCCTCCGCTGTCTTCCGCGCCTCACATCCAGCGATCACCTGATCGTCCCCTGCTGGCTACTTCAGTAGTGTATTGGATTGCTTGTATCCTGTTCATGTTCTGCCCATGAAGCTCCCCCGCATTGGAGGAAAACTGATGAGTGCGCAAGCGCGGCTGCGTCGCGGCCTGTTTGAACTCCTCTATAAAAATCGGCTCCTGTACTGGTTCGCCAGCACGATCCCGTTTGCCGGGCAATGGCGTGTCTGGCAGCGGCTCGTCTTGCCGCGCTTGCGCGGGCATGATGTGCTGGAGGTTGGCTGTGGCATTGGCGATCTCCTGGTGGACATGGCGCGGGACGGCTATCGCTGCCAGGCGATTGATCGCTCGCCGCAGATGGTGGCGGCCACGCGCGCAAAGCTCGCCCGCGAGGGACTGGCCGATCAAGTTGATGTCATCCAGGGCGATGTTCAGGAACTCCCTTTTGGCGACGCGACGTTTGATAGCGTCGTCAGCACGTTTCCCACCGAGTATATTGCCGATCCGGCGGCGCTGCGCGAGATCGCTCGTGTACTGCGCCCTGGCGGTCGGCTGATTGTCGTGGTCGGCGCGAATCTGCTGCCCATTGGCCCGCTCAATTTCCTGCTGATCTTGCTGCACGCGCTGGTCTATGGCGGCAGCCCTCGTCCGGCGCTGCGTCGGGCCGAGCGCATCAGACGCCAGAGCCAGAGCGCCGACGCCGACAGCCAGCAGGACGAGAGAACGGCCACATCCACTGGCCCGCGTATCCCATTAGAAGCGGCGGGCTTGCGCCGCCTGGAAGAGCGCGTGGGGAATCGCGCCTGGGAAGCGTTTATTATCATCGGCGAGAAGGCCTCTGTGTTGGGAGGAAAGCAGCTATGACACAGGTGGTAATCGATTTGCCAGATGAATTGGCTCAAAGGCTCTCCCAGGAAGCGCAGCGGCTAGGGCAGCCCGTTGAAGAGCGTGTTATTTTGTTGCTTGAGGATGCCGTTGCCCCAGCTAGAAACTTCCATCTGGAGGTTCTAACAGAGGGACTGGCGCAGTTGCGAGGCTTGCTCCAGCAGATTCCTGGTCTGACTGTCATCTCGACCAGCGCTCCTGAAGAGCCGTATTGGTGGGTAAAGCTCTGCCTTGATTTGCAGTCACGAATTGTCTGGCACATCATCCAGGAACTCGGATTTGTCTTGAATAATATCTCGGTGGAAGAGCGGCTTCCTACCGTGTTTATGCCACTTTCTCCCCCGCC from Ktedonobacterales bacterium harbors:
- a CDS encoding CvpA family protein, whose amino-acid sequence is MLLDILILLLIIGGVAFGFWKGLLNQGVAILGVYLGALLGRFAYEPIAHSLAAATALNLHVIQLLVFLALIIMVPVVMLVVARMLWGSLRLPHAWGQADLVGGTVLGAVVGVLAAMFLVLTFGFLVTTAHVNSATASYPLFDQIQAAWTASLLRGPVVEVGHILYYSLLPNVGQTNPDILQVFAPR
- the clpP gene encoding ATP-dependent Clp endopeptidase proteolytic subunit ClpP, with protein sequence MASIFNPFDRTAQGRADKSAMPSDLIIPHVIEQTPRGERGYDIYSRLLKERIIFVGTPIDDHVANVVVAQLLFLQSEDATKDISVYINSPGGSIYAGLAIYDTMQYLRPDVSTFCVGMAMSMGAVLLAAGAKGKRYCLPNSTVLIHQPLGGAEGQAADIEITAKEILRLRNSIYEILAKHTGQTIDRIKTDSDRNFYMSAEQAVEYGIVDELLTHQEEAALTR
- a CDS encoding RNA methyltransferase, translated to MITSPSNPKVALLRSLHTPKGRAEAGAFLVEGPHVVGAALEAGVVPFLLLYEPAALGRADEGRILLDALTQMGDTGQTETLEANARALAHASDTQTPQGVVGAVALADVAPERLRARRRGRFRPLLLVLDELADPGNLGTILRSALAADVDEVLLTRRCVDPYNPKVVRAASGAHFHLPIASQQRWEQIAQRLAGAPKTAQVLLAEANAQRPYYDVDLTRRTALIIGNEARGPSAEARRLATGSVSIPMWNGVESLNAAIAASLLLFEAARQQRSQ
- the rpmI gene encoding 50S ribosomal protein L35, which translates into the protein MKKYKLKTHKGTAKRIKFTGSGLALREHAARTKYRRKKRGEIVRGLKRQTRVAAGDVGNVRRLLPYG
- a CDS encoding class I SAM-dependent methyltransferase produces the protein MSAQARLRRGLFELLYKNRLLYWFASTIPFAGQWRVWQRLVLPRLRGHDVLEVGCGIGDLLVDMARDGYRCQAIDRSPQMVAATRAKLAREGLADQVDVIQGDVQELPFGDATFDSVVSTFPTEYIADPAALREIARVLRPGGRLIVVVGANLLPIGPLNFLLILLHALVYGGSPRPALRRAERIRRQSQSADADSQQDERTATSTGPRIPLEAAGLRRLEERVGNRAWEAFIIIGEKASVLGGKQL
- the rplT gene encoding 50S ribosomal protein L20 — protein: MPRVKRGVPAHKKHKKVLALTEGHRGAKRLLFRPANESMMKSLAYAFRDRRNRKRDMRRLWITRINAAARLHNVSYSKLIQGLHAANIEIDRKVLADMAVRDEAVFAEIVSRASAALESRA